The following are encoded in a window of Ignavibacteriales bacterium genomic DNA:
- a CDS encoding tetratricopeptide repeat protein has protein sequence MKKAFIYLSILTMVLGITAFECGSAELEGAKLYIRQKQYDKAKEILLKEVAKNPASDEGWSMLGKLYSEEGDIPKMLEAFDKSLAVSKKFEVDIKEFKKYAWANSFNKGVSFFNSAVKTTKPDSMNMFFEKAVEQFKYTIMCEPDSTIGYENIAAAYLNMGKTNESIPVLEKLISLDNTPALVEGKELIGKSENEIINKLGNPKEKIETTYKDGKIALMLVYQQYFVYLREGRCFEVTKFSSGKSLAWVYSRLGQIHLVNGGKQLDSYKISKNTNDSLKAFEMYNKAISVLENGRYRYPSDADILLQLGNAYYYANKIDVAESSFKYLVEKNPTNKEIRYAYGVILLKEHKYTEAASQLEQVVKMDENNIDACYNLAATYINWGNDLRDEALKKENNDKSFQEKFKLAAPLLEKYLSVKSNDARVWMSLGQVYANLGEAEKSKAAFKKADEVK, from the coding sequence ATGAAAAAAGCATTTATTTATTTGAGTATTTTGACAATGGTCTTAGGTATAACAGCTTTTGAATGCGGTTCGGCAGAATTAGAAGGCGCTAAGTTATACATCAGACAAAAGCAATATGATAAAGCTAAAGAAATTTTGTTGAAAGAAGTTGCTAAGAATCCGGCAAGTGATGAGGGATGGAGTATGCTTGGTAAGCTTTACTCTGAAGAAGGAGACATTCCCAAAATGCTGGAAGCTTTTGATAAATCACTTGCAGTCAGCAAAAAATTTGAAGTTGATATAAAAGAATTTAAAAAATATGCATGGGCAAACAGCTTTAATAAAGGAGTATCATTCTTTAATTCTGCTGTCAAGACTACAAAGCCAGACAGTATGAACATGTTTTTTGAAAAAGCTGTTGAACAATTTAAATATACGATTATGTGCGAACCTGATTCGACAATTGGATATGAAAACATTGCTGCAGCTTATCTAAATATGGGTAAAACAAATGAATCTATACCAGTGCTTGAGAAATTAATTAGTTTAGATAACACTCCTGCTTTGGTGGAAGGTAAGGAGTTAATAGGGAAATCCGAAAATGAGATCATAAATAAATTAGGAAACCCAAAGGAAAAAATCGAGACTACATATAAAGATGGAAAAATAGCCCTGATGTTAGTTTATCAACAATATTTTGTTTATTTAAGAGAAGGAAGATGTTTTGAAGTTACAAAGTTTTCTAGCGGAAAATCTCTAGCATGGGTTTATTCTAGATTAGGACAAATACATTTGGTTAACGGCGGTAAGCAATTGGATAGTTACAAGATATCTAAGAATACTAATGATAGTTTGAAAGCTTTTGAGATGTATAATAAAGCGATTAGTGTTTTAGAGAATGGTAGATATAGATATCCCAGTGATGCTGATATACTTTTACAATTAGGTAATGCATATTATTATGCCAATAAAATTGATGTAGCCGAATCTTCTTTCAAATATCTTGTTGAAAAAAATCCGACCAATAAAGAAATAAGATATGCATACGGTGTTATATTACTTAAAGAACATAAATACACCGAAGCTGCTTCTCAATTAGAACAAGTTGTAAAAATGGATGAGAATAATATTGATGCATGCTATAATCTTGCTGCAACATATATAAATTGGGGAAATGATCTTAGAGATGAAGCTTTGAAGAAAGAGAATAATGATAAATCATTCCAGGAAAAATTTAAATTAGCTGCACCTTTATTGGAAAAATATTTATCAGTAAAATCCAACGATGCAAGAGTCTGGATGAGTCTAGGCCAGGTTTATGCAAATCTCGGTGAAGCAGAAAAATCTAAAGCAGCTTTCAAAAAGGCAGATGAGGTTAAATAA
- a CDS encoding DUF3467 domain-containing protein, with protein MNQNNDQNAQQINIELGEKEAEGIYSNLAIITHSPAEFVIDFTRVVPGVPKARVLSRIITTPQHAKMLMRALKDNIEKFESRFGEIKIDNQPTPQFGFINTDKGEKVN; from the coding sequence ATGAATCAGAACAATGATCAAAACGCACAGCAGATAAACATAGAACTCGGTGAAAAAGAAGCCGAAGGAATTTATTCCAATCTTGCAATCATTACACATTCGCCGGCGGAGTTTGTTATTGATTTTACTCGTGTTGTACCCGGCGTTCCTAAAGCAAGAGTGCTTTCCCGTATAATTACTACTCCGCAGCATGCAAAGATGTTAATGCGCGCATTAAAGGACAACATCGAAAAGTTTGAATCACGCTTTGGTGAAATAAAGATTGATAATCAACCAACGCCACAGTTTGGATTTATCAACACTGATAAAGGTGAAAAAGTAAATTAA
- a CDS encoding FecR family protein: MRAKKLIYVFVLPLLFGFASDKNSLNPGDTPVALVKKIFKNVQYAKKINQDLWEEAKTGLPLNSGERVKTGSKSIALILFTDGSGLLTVRENSILTINSKLENKKINKDTFIEKGTVSFDVNKQEDEEFKFTTPTAVASIRGTTGLFDVAENGESKMILESGSVELLTKSGKKVTLTTGNTVVFDLAGNANVYPSTDNDKKKLGQAKSLNTKKVKIHTNFGDVEVEYFSD; encoded by the coding sequence ATGAGAGCAAAAAAATTAATATATGTATTTGTTCTACCGTTGTTATTCGGATTTGCATCCGATAAAAATTCTCTAAATCCAGGGGATACGCCAGTTGCATTGGTTAAAAAGATCTTTAAAAATGTTCAGTATGCAAAAAAAATAAATCAAGATCTCTGGGAAGAAGCAAAAACCGGATTACCGTTGAACAGTGGTGAAAGAGTCAAGACCGGTTCAAAATCAATAGCTTTGATTTTATTCACAGATGGATCAGGATTACTTACTGTTAGAGAAAATTCAATACTAACCATCAATTCAAAACTTGAGAATAAAAAAATTAATAAAGATACTTTCATTGAAAAAGGAACGGTAAGTTTTGATGTGAATAAGCAGGAAGACGAAGAGTTTAAATTCACAACACCAACTGCAGTTGCTTCAATCCGAGGAACAACCGGATTATTTGATGTTGCCGAGAATGGCGAGTCAAAAATGATTTTGGAATCAGGTTCTGTTGAACTGTTAACAAAATCCGGGAAAAAAGTAACATTAACAACAGGTAATACAGTCGTTTTTGATTTGGCCGGTAATGCCAATGTTTATCCTTCTACAGATAATGATAAAAAGAAATTAGGACAAGCAAAATCTTTGAACACTAAAAAGGTAAAAATTCATACAAATTTTGGTGATGTTGAAGTTGAGTATTTCTCTGACTAG
- a CDS encoding adenylate/guanylate cyclase domain-containing protein yields the protein MKSSAGKKKDFFKKNLVVLGAALFTIILTQDYVFTFAPLKELELKLIDTRFSKRGPIEIKDSSKVIIVEITQETYNQIPPPNNKAPLPRSIYAKAIENLTKAGAKAIGVDLIMSDADRYSVMNDTMLMQAIKKSGKVVVAGKIDEVRESQIQEGKNYSLQNFTDSSYNRIQYNYENIFYDADSSLGIVQMPPDFDGVYRRYMPFRKTAITRKKIPSFGFALVNKYLGLKGTDTAKIDNNFFILGNKRIPKFDQTSVLINIYGSSRTFPHIKLMDVLDDKEFKTKDEIDFDTDINSWDEMMSDSVYRNKFKDKIAIIGSTMPEDKDVIASAFAKGERKGDNQINGVEYHANIIQNILSNNYLYPQSKESELLVILFLTTISFYISSFIRKIKLRIGFLVEVINFIFVLFFIYGIYELSIFLFIHDKLVIAIVSPSLAVVVGYFFSTAYHFLRERQQNVIIKGMFSQYVSKEVVNQLIIDPDKLRLGGERKNLSVLFSDIAGFTTFAEKKQPEELVSFINEFLNAMTEIILSHNGTLDKYLGDAVMAFWGAPVEVKDHAYKACVTALQMQEKLVEMREKWTSSGGTPIRIRIGINTGDVIVGNIGGEKRFDYTVLGDNVNLASRLEGANKEYGTNIMISDTTYDCCKDKILARELDVILVKGKNKPTKVYELISVVGDKKAEEAVEKMDFYFQALELYRQKSFEPALDYFKRSCEKLGDYPSKVYIQRCEFYLKYPPDKNWDGVFEMKNK from the coding sequence ATGAAGAGCAGTGCAGGTAAAAAGAAAGATTTTTTCAAAAAAAATCTAGTTGTACTTGGTGCTGCTCTTTTCACTATTATTCTCACTCAAGATTATGTCTTTACTTTCGCTCCTCTAAAAGAACTTGAACTGAAATTAATTGATACGCGTTTTTCAAAGAGAGGACCTATAGAAATAAAAGATTCTTCAAAAGTTATCATCGTAGAAATTACACAAGAAACCTACAATCAAATTCCACCTCCCAATAATAAAGCACCTTTACCTCGATCAATTTATGCGAAGGCAATTGAGAATCTTACTAAAGCTGGTGCTAAAGCAATTGGAGTTGATCTTATAATGTCGGATGCAGATAGATATTCTGTAATGAATGATACTATGTTGATGCAAGCGATAAAAAAATCCGGCAAAGTTGTTGTTGCCGGAAAGATTGATGAAGTACGAGAAAGTCAGATTCAAGAGGGTAAAAATTATTCTTTACAAAATTTTACAGATTCGAGCTACAATAGAATTCAATACAACTACGAAAACATTTTCTATGATGCAGATAGTTCTTTAGGAATTGTACAAATGCCTCCCGACTTTGATGGAGTTTATCGTAGGTACATGCCTTTTAGAAAAACAGCAATTACTAGAAAAAAGATTCCAAGTTTTGGTTTTGCATTAGTCAATAAGTATTTAGGATTGAAAGGTACAGACACTGCTAAAATTGATAATAATTTTTTCATCTTAGGTAATAAAAGAATACCAAAGTTTGACCAGACAAGTGTACTCATTAATATTTATGGGTCAAGCCGAACATTCCCACATATTAAACTTATGGATGTACTTGATGATAAAGAGTTTAAGACTAAAGATGAGATCGATTTTGATACTGATATAAACTCATGGGATGAGATGATGTCTGATTCTGTTTATCGAAATAAGTTCAAAGATAAAATTGCTATCATCGGTTCAACTATGCCGGAAGATAAAGATGTTATAGCATCTGCATTTGCGAAAGGTGAAAGAAAAGGTGATAATCAAATTAATGGTGTTGAATACCATGCAAATATTATCCAGAATATTCTAAGCAACAATTATCTTTACCCTCAATCGAAAGAAAGCGAACTTCTCGTTATCCTTTTTCTTACTACGATATCATTTTACATCTCATCATTCATTAGAAAAATAAAACTAAGAATTGGTTTCTTGGTTGAAGTTATCAACTTTATTTTCGTTTTATTTTTTATTTATGGAATTTATGAATTAAGTATTTTTCTTTTCATACACGACAAATTAGTAATTGCAATTGTAAGTCCTTCTCTTGCTGTAGTAGTTGGATATTTTTTCAGCACCGCATATCATTTCTTGCGGGAACGCCAGCAGAATGTTATCATAAAAGGAATGTTCAGTCAATATGTAAGCAAAGAAGTAGTTAATCAGCTAATAATTGATCCTGACAAATTACGTTTAGGTGGAGAAAGAAAAAATCTTTCCGTTTTATTCAGTGATATAGCTGGATTCACAACATTTGCAGAAAAAAAACAGCCGGAAGAACTTGTAAGTTTTATAAATGAATTCTTAAATGCAATGACTGAAATAATTTTAAGTCATAACGGAACACTTGATAAATATCTTGGTGATGCAGTTATGGCTTTTTGGGGTGCGCCTGTTGAAGTCAAAGATCATGCATATAAGGCATGTGTTACTGCTTTACAGATGCAAGAAAAATTAGTTGAGATGAGAGAGAAGTGGACAAGTTCTGGTGGAACTCCCATTCGAATACGAATCGGTATTAATACCGGTGATGTTATCGTCGGGAATATTGGCGGAGAGAAACGTTTTGACTATACTGTTCTTGGCGACAATGTTAATTTAGCATCACGGCTTGAAGGAGCTAATAAAGAATATGGAACTAATATCATGATCAGCGATACGACTTATGATTGCTGTAAAGATAAAATTCTTGCAAGAGAATTAGATGTAATTCTTGTTAAAGGAAAGAACAAACCGACTAAAGTTTATGAATTGATTAGTGTTGTTGGCGATAAAAAAGCAGAAGAAGCAGTTGAGAAGATGGATTTTTATTTTCAAGCATTGGAATTGTATAGGCAAAAAAGTTTTGAACCAGCACTTGATTACTTTAAAAGATCATGTGAAAAATTAGGAGATTATCCTTCTAAAGTTTATATACAACGGTGTGAGTTCTATCTGAAATATCCGCCTGATAAAAATTGGGATGGTGTATTTGAAATGAAAAATAAATAA
- a CDS encoding LptF/LptG family permease, with protein sequence MKILDRYLVKQFLQSILFGLLTFTLIFIVIDMMENLDDFLDQNVPTSLILQYYFVFTPEMVRLITPIAVLLASLFTAGKMTNQNELTAIKASGISLYRFMTPFIITTIVISIFSVYFGGYLVPIANKQKVFIEQNYMKKDLVYLGSNIFFQDTKTKIVSINNYDLSQKQANQISIQEFSDKDRTKLISRTDAFRMIYDSTKSSWFAYDGITRIFSDTTESDEKFLVKEFRQLNFKPEDVIKKQRKPEEMTLSELKDYGDEQDRTGNDPTAIFIEYESRIAFAFASVVVVLFGLSISANRRRGGLAIQFGINLLITFIYLVFMKVSQAFGKSGQLNPLTTAWMANFIFLLAALYNIKRAQK encoded by the coding sequence ATGAAAATTCTTGACAGATATCTTGTTAAACAATTTTTACAGTCAATCCTCTTTGGTTTGCTTACTTTCACATTGATCTTTATTGTGATTGATATGATGGAAAATCTTGATGATTTTCTTGATCAAAATGTTCCTACAAGTTTGATCCTTCAGTACTATTTTGTTTTTACTCCGGAAATGGTTCGATTGATAACTCCTATTGCAGTTCTACTTGCAAGCTTATTTACGGCAGGTAAAATGACAAATCAAAACGAACTTACAGCAATCAAAGCAAGCGGAATCAGTCTTTATAGATTTATGACTCCATTTATTATAACTACAATAGTAATAAGTATTTTTTCTGTTTACTTCGGTGGTTATTTAGTCCCGATTGCAAATAAGCAAAAAGTTTTCATTGAACAGAATTATATGAAGAAAGATTTAGTTTATTTAGGAAGTAACATTTTTTTTCAAGACACAAAAACAAAAATTGTTTCAATTAATAACTATGATCTCTCGCAGAAGCAAGCGAATCAAATTAGCATTCAAGAATTTAGCGACAAAGACAGAACAAAATTAATTTCACGCACAGATGCATTTAGAATGATCTACGATTCAACTAAAAGCAGCTGGTTTGCTTACGATGGTATAACAAGAATATTCAGTGATACGACTGAATCAGATGAAAAGTTTCTGGTGAAAGAATTCAGACAATTAAACTTTAAACCTGAAGATGTTATAAAAAAACAACGTAAACCCGAAGAGATGACACTTTCAGAATTAAAAGATTACGGAGATGAACAGGACAGGACAGGAAATGATCCGACAGCGATTTTCATTGAATATGAATCGCGTATTGCTTTTGCGTTTGCAAGTGTTGTTGTTGTTCTTTTCGGACTTTCTATTTCCGCAAATAGAAGACGCGGCGGATTGGCAATTCAATTCGGAATTAATTTGCTGATCACTTTTATTTATTTAGTATTTATGAAAGTTAGTCAGGCATTTGGAAAGAGCGGGCAATTGAATCCGTTAACAACTGCATGGATGGCAAATTTTATTTTCTTGTTGGCGGCGCTGTACAATATTAAACGTGCTCAGAAATAG